The nucleotide sequence GCGAGGCCACCGGGCCCTCCGCCCAGAAGGCCGCCACCAGCGCCACGGCGGCGACGCCGGCCACCGCCAGCAGGGGGCGCAGCCAGTGGCGGCGCGGCCCGGCCCCGGTGCTGGCGCTCACGGGCTCCGGCTGGAGCGGCGAGGCGGCGGGCACGTCTCCAGGAGCGAGCATCGGGGCCTCGTGCGTACAGCCGGCACCTCCCTGGGAGGTGCGCTCGGAAAAGGGGGGAACAGGGACTCGCGCGACGTGCCACGCGCGGGCGGCTCAGGCGCTGTATTCGGCTGCCATCTCCCGGCGGTCCAGCTCGCCGATGAGGTGGTGGGCATACCGCACCAGGTCCGCCTCCGTGAGGATGCCCAGCAGCACGCCGCTCGGGTCCACCACGGGCAGGCACCCGTACTTGTGCTTGAGCATCAGCCCCACGGCCTCCTTCAGCGGCGTCTCCGGGCCCACGGTCTCCACGTCGCGCGTCATGATGTCCGCGGCCCACAGCGGCTGCGAGGCGGGGTCGGTGGCGTGCATCGCCGAGGCCCTCAGCAGGTCGCGGTGGGTGACGAGCCCCACCAGCTTGCCCTGCCGCAGCACGGGCAGGTGCCGGATGCGGTGCAGCCGCAGCAGCTCCTCCGCCTTCGACAGGTTCTGCGTCTCCTTGAGGGTGACCAGCTCACGGCTCATCAGCTCTCCGACAATCTGCATGTGCGAATCTCCTCGTTCGTGGCGTCCCCTCGACGCTGCAACCCCATTGCAGGTCCGGGGCCACGCCCGCGCTCCCTCTGAAAGATGTGAAAACGGGCACTCCGGGGCGCAACCCTTGCGCCGCACCCGGTGCCCTCGCAGCCTTTGCGCCTCCCCGGCCCTGGGGACGGGTTGAAGGCCGGCCTGCTGTGCGCTAAGTGCTCACCCAGTCGCTAGGGGTGCCCCTGGATGGGGCTGAGACGGCCGTGGTGAACGGCCAACCCTTGGAACCTGAACCGGGTCATTCCGGCGGAGGGAAGCGGCCCGGGGCTCCATCCATCCCCGTGCGCTCGCCATCCGCCCGAAGAGGAGTTGCGAGATGAGCGGAGCGTCCAGGAGCCTCAAGGTCGATGGGAAGGTGCTGGAGGGAATCAGCCGGGGCCCGCTGCCGGCCTCGCGCAAGGTGTACGTGAATGGCGTGCTGCACCCGGACCTCCGCGTGCCCGTGCGGGAGATCAGCCAGACGCCCACGCGCCATGGCCCGGGGCCGGACGCGAAGGTGACGCCCAACCCGCCGGTCCACGTCTACGACTCCAGCGGCCCGTACACGGACCCGTCGGCGGACATCGACCTGCGCCAGGGCCTGCCCGCGCTGCGCGAGGCGTGGATTCTCGGCCGGGGTGACACCGAGGCGCTGCCCGGCATCACCTCCGAGTATGGCCGCGCCCGCGAGGCGGACCCCCGGCTGGCGGGCCTGCGCTTCACGCACCGCCGCCAGCCCCGCGTGGCGAAGCGGGGCGGCAACGTCTCCCAGCTGCACTACGCCCGCCGCGGCATCATCACCCCGGAGATGGAGTACGTCGCGCTGCGGGAGAACCTCAAGGCCGAGGCCTCGCTCGCGGCGCAGCACCCGGGCCACTCCTGGGGCGCGTCCATCCCCAAGGTGATTACGCCCGAGTTCGTGCGCGACGAGATTGCCCGGGGCCGCGCCATCATCCCCGCCAACATCAACCACCCGGAGCTGGAGCCGATGATCATCGGCCGCAACTTCCTGGTGAAGATCAACGCCAACATCGGCAACTCGGCGGTCACGTCCTCCATCGAAGAAGAGGTGGAGAAGATGGTGTGGTCCATCCGCTGGGGCGCGGACACGGTGATGGACCTGTCCACCGGTCGCAACATCCACGAGACGCGCGAGTGGATCCTCCGCAACGCGCCGGTGCCCATCGGCACGGTGCCCATCTACCAGGCGCTGGAGAAGGTGGGCGGCAAGGCCGAGGACCTCACGTGGGAACTGTACCGCGACACGCTCATCGAGCAGGCCGAGCAGGGCGTGGACTACTTCACCATCCACGCCGGCGTGCTGCTGCGCTACGTGCCGTACACCGCGAAGCGCCTCACCGGCATCGTCAGCCGCGGCGGCTCCATCATGGCCAAGTGGTGCCTCACCCACCACCGCGAGAACTTCCTCTACACGCACTTCGAGGAGATCTGCGAGATCATGAAGGCGTACGACGTCAGCTTCAGCCTGGGGGACGGGCTGCGGCCGGGCTCCATCGCGGACGCCAACGACGCGGCGCAGTTCGGCGAGCTGGAGACGCTGGGCGAGCTGACCAAGATTGCCTGGAAGCACGACGTGCAGACGATGATTGAGGGCCCGGGCCACGTGCCCATGCACCTCATCCAGGAGAACATGACGAAGCAGCTCGCGGTGTGCGGCGAGGCGCCCTTCTACACGCTGGGGCCCCTCACCACGGACATCGCGCCCGGGTACGACCACTTCACCAGCGGCATCGGCGCGGCGATGATCGGCTGGTTCGGCACGGCGATGCTCTGCTACGTGACGCCCAAGGAGCACCTGGGCCTGCCCAACCGGGACGACGTGAAGGAAGGCGTCATCACCTACAAGATTGCCGCCCACGCCGCTGACCTGGCCAAGGGGCATCCAGGCGCGCAGGCGCGCGACAACGCCCTGTCCAAGGCCCGCTTCGAGTTCCGCTGGGAGGACCAGTTCAACCTCTCCCTGGACCCGGAGCGCGCCCGCGCCTTCCACGACGAGACGCTGCCCGCCGAGGGAGCGAAGGTGGCCCACTTCTGCTCCATGTGCGGCCCCCAGTTCTGCTCCATGAAGATCACCCAGGACGTGCGCGACTACGCGGACAAGGTGGGCGTCTCCGAGGAGGCGGCGCTGAAGACGGGCCTGGAGGAGAAGAGCGAGGAATTCAGAAAAGCCGGAGGCCAGTTGTATCGCTGAAGCGCCAGGACCCGGGCCGGTACGGCAGGGGACGACCCGTCAGATCACCTGTCGCAGACGTGACAATCGTCGCGGGTGCGTGTCATGGTAGGTAGGCAACGGCGCGATGTTCGTGCCTGAAAAATCTGGAGGGGACGTTCAATGGAGACTCCGCCGCGGGAGCAGATGGGCTCGTTCATCAGTGGCTCACCGATGCCGACCCAGGATGAGAAGACGATGGCGCTGCTGGCGCATATGGGCACCATCCTGGCCAACATGGTGGGGCTGGGCTTCGCCGTGCCGCTGGTGCTGATGCTGACGAAGGGCAAGGAGTCGTCCTTCGTCCGCGCTCACTCGGTGGAGTCGCTGAACTTCCAGATCACCGTCTTCATCGCCGGGTTCGTCAGCGCCATCACCCTCTGCATCGGCATTGGCGCCATCCTGCTGCCCATCGTCTTCGTGGCGGCGCTGGTCTTCTCCATCATCGCCGGCCTGAAGGCGAACGAGGGCCAGCTCTACAAGTACCCGGTCAACATCCGGCTCATCAAGTAGACCACGCGGCCCTGGCCCTCGCGAGAGGGCCCGGACCTCACGGGGCGGGTCTTCGCGCGAGTGCGCGGGCCCGCCCTTCGTGTTTCCAGGGGACGGAGCGCTTCCTCAGCCGCCGATGCCCATCATGGTCAGCAGGGTGGCGCCGTTGCCGGGCTCGGTGAAGCGGTGGCCCTCGGGCTTGTCGCCCAGCGCGCGGCGGATGGCCACGGCCAGCTCCGTGTCGGTGGCGCCGCCGCGGATGAGCTGGTGCAGCGGGGCCTGCGCGCGTCCACCGAGGCAGCTGCGCAGGTCGCCGTTGGAGGCCACGCGCACGCGGTTGCAGCCTCCGCAGAAGTTCTGGGTGAGCGGGGAGATGAAGCCCACGCGGCCGCCGGGGGCGCGCCAGTAGCGCGCGGGGCCGGAGGTGACGGAGGTGGCGGCGTCCGCCGTGTCCTCGGGCTCGGGCTCCAGCGGCAGGCCCGCGGCCCGCAGCCGCGAGACGAGCTCCGCGGTGGGCACCGGGGTGCCCTGGCCGAAGGGCATCAGCTCGATGAAGCGCGGGGTGATGCCGCGCGCGTGGGCGTACTCCACTAGCGCCGGCACCTCCGCGTCGTTCACATCGCGCACCACCACGGCGTTGAGCTTGAGCGAGGAGAAGCCCGCCGCGGCCGCCGCGTCGATGCCGCGCAGCACGGCGGCGAAGTCCCCCTGCTTGGAGATGCGCCGGAACGTCTCCGGGGAGAGCGTGTCCAGGCTGAGGTTGAGCTGGGTGACGCCGGCCTCGCGCAGCGGGACGGCCAGGGCCGCCAGGTGGCTCGCGTTGGAGGTGATGGCCAGGTGCTGGATGCCGGGCAGCGCGGCGATGCGCCGGGAGACTTCGAGGATGTCGGGGCGGATCAGCGGCTCGCCGCCGGTGAGGCGCACGCGGCGGATGCCCATGCTCGCGAAGACGGAGGTGATGCGCTCCAGCTCCGCCGCGTCGAGCAGGTCCTTCTTGCCGCCCCAGGACGCCGGCGAGCAGTAGGTGCAGCGGAAGTTGCAGCGGTCCGTGATGCTCAGCCGCAGGTACGTCATCCGCCGCCCCTGGGCATCGAGCAGGGGCGGGGCGAGCGGACTCGTCGGGGGCTGGGAAGTGGCGGCGGTCATCACGGAAGTCCCGTCCTCATAACAGCCACGTCCCGGCCAATCATCACTGTCTCGCGCGCTTCAGCCCTCGCTGCCCGTTGCCGAACGGATCACCGCGACCTTGACCTCGGTGGGCTCGGGCGCGGAGGTGCTCCGGCTGGGAGCGGGGGCGTCGGCGTCGTCGTCCAGGTCGGTGAGGCGGGCCAGCTCGGCCTCGGCCTCGGAGGCCTCGGCTTCCGCCTGGGGAAGCTGCAGCTTCTTCAGCTTCATCTCCTCCTTGATGCGGATGAGGCCTTCCTCGCCGATGTCCAGGAACGCGCGGACGACCTCGGGGTCGAACTGCGTGTTGGCGCAGCGGCGGATCTCCTGGATGGCGTTGGCGAACGAGGTGCCCTTGCGGTACGGGCGGTCGCTCGTCATCGCGTCCAGCGTGTCCGCCACGGCGAAGATGCGCGCGCCGATGTGGATTTCGTGCCGCTGCAGGTTGCGCGGGTAGCCGGCGCCGTCCCACCGCTCCTGGTGCGACAGGACGATGGAGGCGGGCGTGTCCAGGAAGGGGATGTTCTGGATCATCTGGAAGCCAATCTCCGGATGCTTCCGCATCTCCATCCACTCGTCCGGAGTGAGCTTGCCCGGCTTGAGCAGCACCGCGTCCGGCACGCCAATCTTGCCGATGTCGTGCAGGAGCGCGCCGCGGCCAATCTCCTCCAGTTCCTTGCTCTGGATGCCCATGCGCTGGGCAATGGCCGTGGTGTAGCTGACCACGCGCTGCGAGTGGTCGCTGGTCTCGTGCTCGCGCGCGTCCAGGGCGGCCACCAGCGCCAGCAGGGTGTTCTGGTAGGTGTTGGCGATGTCGCGCAGCGCGGCGCGCAGCTCCGCCGTGCGGTCGCGGACCTTGCGCTCCAGCTTCTTCTGGTAGCGCTTGCGGGCCATCTCGATGCGGCGCTTGGCCAGCGCGCGCTCTATCGCGCGGATGAGGTCCGTCAGCTTCGGTGGCTTGAGGAGGTAGTCCACCGCGCCGCGCCGCAGGCAGTCCACGGCGGACTCGGTGTCGCCGTAGCCGGTGAGCATGATGACCGAGGTGTCCGGGAGCCGCTCGCGCAGGTTCTCCAGGAGCCACAGGCCGTCTTTGCCCGGCATCTTCATGTCGCTGATGACGAGCGGGGTGTCCTCCTCGCCGGCGACGTCGAGCGCCATCTCGGCACCACTCGCGACGACACAGTTGTAGCCCTCCTCCCGAAGGAGGACGGAGATGACGTCGCGGACGGAGTCGTCATCATCGACGATGAGGATTCTGGGTGGGGCAGGGGGGATGGCTTCCACGGCGGCCGATTCTAGAGGTTTCCGGGTTTCAATGGCGAACGAGTGAGAGAAATTACCACCTTCCTGCGTTTGCCGGTTGATCGTCCAGCGGACATGGGGGGTGGCCATCCCCGGGCGGCGGGGAGGGGGACCAGGCGCGGAATGAACGTTCCTTCCGAGGGAGACCGTCCCGGAGGGGCTGCTCGCCCGGCTGGGGTACGACAGGACGGGCGGGCCCCACCCGGGTGCGCTGTGCACCCGGCGTGCGAGGGAGCCGGCACGTCCGAGGGGTCAGCCGTGGGCCCGTGCGGAGGGCCGGTCATACCGGAAGGCGGCCAGGTCCATGGTGGGCTTCTGTCCGAGCACCGCCTGGGTCACCAGCTTCGCGGTGATGGGGGCCAGGAGGATGCCGTTGCGGAAGTGGCCGGTGGCCAGGAAGAGGCCGGGCACCGGGCCCTCGCCGAGATAGGGGCGGTGGTCCTCGGTCCAGGGCCGGAAGCCCGCCCACGTCTCCACCACGGGCGCGGAGGCCAGCTCCGGGCACAGCTCCAGGGTCATCTCGAGGATGCGGGCCAGCCCCGCCGCCGTCACCTGCTTGTCGAAGCCCACCAGCTCCATGGTGCTGCCGGCGATGATGCGCCCGTCCGCGCGCGGCACGAGGTAGCCCTTCTCCGAGGTGAGGATGCGCTCCAGCAGGGGCAGCCGCGTCTGGAACTGCACCATCTGCCCGCGCGCGGGGCGCACGGCCTTCGCCTCGACGCCAGCGCCCTGCACCAGCGCGGACCAGGAGCCCGCGGCGAGGACGACGGCGTCCGCGCGCAGCACCTCTCCGTCCAGGTCCACGCCCACCGCGCGGCCCTGCTCGTGCACCACGCCGCGCACGTAGCCGCTCCGGAACTCCGCGCCCACGCGGGCGGCGGCCATGGTGAGCGCGCGCACCAGGAGCCGGTTGTCCACCTGGTGGTCGTCGGGGAACCACGCGGCGGCGAGCGCCTTCGGGGACAGCCGGGGCTCCATCGCCCGGGCGCCCGCGCCATCCAGCAGCTCCGCGCGCAGGCCCTCTCCGCGCTGCCAGATGACGGTGGAGTCCAGGTGGTGCACGTCCGCCTCGCTGAAGGCCACCTTGAGGACGCCGCAGGGGCGGTAGGCCACGTCCACGCCGGTCAGCTCCTTCAGCTCGGCGGCGAAGGCGGGGTAGAGCGCCCGGCTGCGCAGGCACAGCTCCAGGAAGGGGCCCGGCCCGTCGGACTCCATCTGCGGGGCGAGGATGCCGGCGGCGGCGCTGGAGGCCTCGGCGCCGGGAATCGAGCGCTCGAGCACCGTCACCCGGGCGCCCGCCTGCCGCAGCCGGAGGGCGATGCCGCAGCCCATGATGCCCCCACCCACGATGATGACGTCCGAGTGTCGCATAGGGCCCGTTTCCTGCTCGCTCACCCTCGGGTTTGCAAGCGTCACGAGAGCCCTGACGCGCGGCGCGATTGACGGCGGGGGGCTTTCTCGTTACTGATGGAGCCGTGCTTTCCGCGTTCGTCCATCACCACCATGTGCATCATCCGCTCGGCCCGGACGGGTTCGATCGACATGCGCATGCCTGGGTGATGAGCCGCTAGAGCACACCCCACCCGGCAAGAGCCGCAGCGACCGAAGGCCCGTCCCCCCAGGACGGGCCTTTTTTCGTTTCCGCGCACCCCCACCGTTCCCCCGCAGCCCCCTCGCAGCCCCCAAAGGCCCACCCATGCTGCTGAAGATCGCCCTGCCCAACAAAGGTCGCCTCTCCGAAGAGGTGCGCGAGCTGTTCAACGATGCGGGCCTGGAGGTCCGCGCCCGAGGCGAGCGAGCCCTCACCGCGTCGCTGGGCGGCGAGTTCGAAGCCATCTTCGTCCGCGCGCAGGACATCCCCGAGTTCGTCGCGGACGGCGCGGCGCACGCGGGCGTCACCGGCTGGGACCTGGTCAACGAGGCCGGGCGCGAGCTGGAGCCGCTGATGGACCTGGAGTTCGGCAGGTGCCGGCTGGTGGTGGCCGCCCGCGAGGAGAGTGGCCTCACCAGCGCGGACGACGTGAAGGACGGCAGCCGCGTGGCCTCCTGCTTCCCCCGGCTGACGCAGAAGTTCTTCGCGCAGCGTGGGCAGCGGGTCACCGTGGTACCGGTGTCGGGCGCGGCGGAGATTGCGCCCCACCTGGGCATCGCGGACATCGTGGTGGACCTGACGTCCACCGGCTCCACGCTGAAGATGAACGGCCTGCGCGAGGTGGCCACGGTGCTGGAGTCCAGCGCGCGACTGGTGGCCTGCAAGGGCAACGTCCCGGAGGCGCAGCGGAAGCTGGACGAGCTGAAGCTGGCGCTGGGCTCGGTGCTGGCGGCGCGCGGCAAGCGTTACCTCATGGCCAACGTGCCGAAGAAGGCGCTGCAGCAGGTGCGCGAGGTGCTGCCGGGCCTCAACGGCCCCACGGTGGTGGACGTGCTGGACGGCGGCAACTTCGTGGCGGTGCACGCGGTGGTGCCCGCGAAGACCATCTACCGCACCATCAACGCGCTGAAGGCCCTGGGGTGCGAGGGCATCCTGGTCACCCGTATCGAAAGGCTGATGGCGTGATGGACACCCTGACTTCTTCCATCCTCAGGTACCGCGGCCCGCTGTCGGAGCTGGCTCCGGAGGACCTCCGCCGGCTGCTGGACCGGGTGGGCGGCTCCGATGCGCGAGTGGCCCTGCGCGTGAGCGAGCTCATCGCCCGCGTGCGCAGCGACGGCGACCGGGCGCTCTTCGAGATGGCGCGCCAGTTCGACCGCGTGGAGCTGACGGCGCTGGAGGTGCCCATGGCCCGGTGCCAGGCCGCACTGGCCGCGCTGGAGCCCGGCCTGCGCGAGGCCCTGGCCCGTGCGGCGCGCAACATCGCCCGGGCCCATGCCGCGCAGAAGCCGCGCGCGGTGGAGGTCGAGACGGAGCCGGGCGTGCTGGTGGGGCGGCGGCCGGACCCGCTGGGCTGCGTGGGGGTGTACGCGCCGGGCGGCCGGGCGGTGTACCCCAGCAGCGTGCTGATGGGCGTGGTGCCCGCGAAGGTGGCGGGCGTGGGCCAGGTCATCGTCTGCTCGCCGCCGGGGCCGGACGGCCTGCCCCACGCGAGCGTGATGGCGGCGGCGGCGCTGGCCGGAGCGGACCGCGTCTTCGCGCTGGGCGGCGCGGGCGCGGTGGCGGCCATGGCGTACGGGACGGAGAGCGTGCCCCGGGTGGACCGCATCGTCGGGCCGGGCAACGCGTACGTGGCGGAGGCGAAGCTCCAGGTGGTGGGCTCGGTGGCCATCGAAGCGCCCGCCGGGCCGAGCGAAATCCTGGTGATTGCCGACGGCACGGCCAACCCGGAGGCGGTGGCGCGGGAGATGCTGGCCCAGGCCGAGCACGACCCGGAGGCCGCGTGCGTGACGCTGGCGCTGGGCGAGGCGCTGGCGGACACGATCGCCGCCGCGGTGGAGCGACTGGCGGAGGGGGCGAAGCGCTGGGAAATCGTCACCTCGGCGCTGGGCTCGCGGGGCGCGGTGCTGAGCGTGCAGTCGCTGGAGGAGGCCTGGCCCTTCGTGTCGGACTTCGCGCCGGAGCACCTGCTGCTGGCCACCGCGTCGCCGCAGGCGGACCTGGAGCGCGTGCGCAACGCGGGCACCGTGTTCCTGGGGGAGCGCTCCTCGGTGGCGTACGGCGACTACATGACGGGCTCCAACCACGTGCTGCCCACGGCGGGCCTGGCGCGGGCGTACTCGGGGCTCAACCTGCTCGACTTCTACCGGTGGACGACCTACCAGCGGGTGGAGCGTCAGGCGGCGGCGGGCCTGGCCGAGGACGTGGGCCTGCTCGCGGACAGCGAGGGCCTGTTCGCCCACGCGGACGCGGCGCGCGCCTGGAGGCGCCCGTGATTCCCACCCGTGCGTCGTATCGGGACATCCCCCTCTACAAGCCGGCGAAGAAGCCGTGCCGGGTGGACCTGAGCGACAACACCAACCTCTTCGGCATTCCTCCCGCCGCCGGGCGCGTGCTGCGCGAGGCCTCCACGCGGCTGGTGACGCACTACCCCGCGGGCTACTCGCCGGAGCTGCGCAAGGCGGTGGCCGCATATGCCGGGGTGGCGCCGGAGGCGGTGACGACGGGGTGCGGCTCGGACGGCATCATCGACAGCGCCATCCGGGCCTTCCTGGAGCCGGGCGACGTGCTCGGCTTCATGGACCCCACCTTCGTCATGGTGCCGCTGTACTCGAAGATGAACGGGGTGAAGGCCGCGCCGGTGCCGCTGCGCGCGGACTTCGACGTGGACGCGGACGCGCTGCTGGCCACCGGGGCGAAGGTCCTCTACCTGTGCGCTCCCAACAACCCCACCGGCACGGCGCTGTCGCGCGCGGCGGTGGAGCGAATCGTGGAGAAGGCCCCCGGCATCGTCATCCTCGACGAGGCCTATGCGGACTTCGCGTCCGGGCCGGGCTTCCTGGACCTGGCGCGCACGCGGCCCAACGTGCTGGTGACGCGCACCTTCTCCAAGGCCTTCGGCATGGCGGGCATGCGGGTGGGCTGGGCGGTGGGCGCCCCGGCGCTGGTGGCCGAGGTGGAGAAGGCCCGGGGCCCGTACATGCTCACCGCGCTGGCGGAGGCCATGGCCTCCGCGGTGCTCACCGAGGACACAGGCTGGGTGAAGGCCCGCGCGGCGGAGGCGGTGGCGAACCGCGAGCGGCTGCGCGGCGAGCTGGAGGCGCTGGGGCTGAAGGCGCTCCCCTCGGAAGCCAACTTCCTGATGGTGCCCCTGCCGGGCGCGCCGAAGGTGGCGGAGCGGATGCGGGAGCGGGACGTGAATGTGCGGGCCTTCCAGGGGTTGACCGGGGTGGGGGACGCCCTCCGGATTGGCAGTGGACCCTGGCCCCTCTTGGAAGCGGCGCTGGTGGCGCTGCGGGAGTCACTGCGATGAGAGTCACCCTGTTCGACTACGGCGCCGGCAACCTGCACTCGCTGGCCAAGGCGCTGGCGACGGCGGACGGCGTGGAGGTGCGCGTGCAGGAGGACCCGGTGCGCGCGCTGGACACGGACGTGCTGGTGCTGCCCGGCGTGGGAGCCTTCGGCGCGTCGGCGGCGCGGCTGGAGCCGGGGCGCCAGGCCATGCGCGAGGCGCTGGAGCGCGGCCTGCCGTGCCTGGGCATCTGCCTGGGCATGCAGCTGCTCTTCGACGGCAGCGACGAGGGCGGAGGCCGGGGGCTGGGCTTCTTCTCCGGCCAGGTGACGCGGCTGACGGCGCGCCGGGTGCCGCAGATTGGCTGGAACAGCGTGGAGGAGGACCGCACGCTGACGGGCGCGAAGCTGGACTCCGTGTACTACGCGCACAGCTTCGTCTGCCGCGCGACCGATGCTTCCGTCGTCACGGGCTGGACGACGCACGAGAGCGACCGCTTCCCGGCCGCGGTGCGGCGGGGGAAGGTGGTGGGCGTGCAGTTCCACCCGGAGAAGTCGTCCGAGGCGGGCGTGCGCTTCGTCCGGGCCTTCCTGAAGGAGGTGGCGCCGTGATTGCCATTCCGGCCATCGACCTCCGCGAGGGCGCGTGCGTGCAACTGGTGGGCGGCTCCTACGACGCGGAGAAGGTGCGGGTGAACGACCCGCTGGACGCGCTGAAGCAGTGGAGGAGCCACGGCTTCCGGACGTTCCATGTGGTGGACCTGGACGCCGCGCTGGGCAAGGGCTCCAACGCGGACGCCATCTTCCGGCTGACCTCGCTGGAGCGGGGGCTCACCTTCACGGTGGGCGGTGGCGTGCGCGACTCGGACCGGGTGGAGGCGGTGCTCGAAGGGGGCGCTTCGTCCGTGGTGGTGGGCACGCGCGCGATTGAAGACACGGCGTGGCTGGCGGAGGTGTCGGGCCGCTTCCCGGGCCGGGTGGTGGTGGCGGCGGACGTGAAGGGGCGCGAGGTGGTGACGCGCGGGTGGACGGCGGGCAGCGCGCGGGACATCCGCGACGTGCTCGCGGCGCTGGAGCCCCTGCCGCTGGCGGGGCTGCTGGTGACGGCGGTGCACAAGGAGGGACAGCTGTCGGGCGTGGACCTGCCGCTGATGCAGGAGGTGGCGCGCACCAGCCGCCACCGGCTCTACGCCTCGGGCGGGGTGACGACGCTGGAGGACCTTCGCGCGCTGGCCGAGGCGGGCGCGTACGGGGCGGTCATTGGCATGGCGCTTTACACGGGCAGGCTGGATGCGCGCGCGGTCGCGCGGGAGTTCGCGGGATGACCACCGTCACTCGAGAGACGAAAGAGACGAAGATCCACGTCGAGCTGGCCCTCGGCAAGGGCGTCACGCAGGTGGACACGGGCCTGAAGTTCTTCGACCACATGCTGGCCACCTTCGCGCGCTACGCAGGGTTGGACATGAAGCTGCACGCGCGGGGAGACCTCACGCACCACCTGATGGAGGACGTGGCGATTACGCTGGGCACGGCGGTGCAGCGGGTGATTCCCGCCACGGCGGCGCGCTTCGCGGAGCGGACCATCCCCATGGACGACGCGCTGGTGCAGGCGTGCCTGGATGCGGGCGGGCGCTTCTACTACCAGGGCCCGCTGAAGAACCGGCTCTACGAGCACTGGATGCGCTCGTTCAGCGAGCACGCGAAGGTGACGCTGCACCTGCGGGTGCTGCGCGGCAAGGACAGCCACCACGCGACGGAGGCCGCCTTCAAGGCGCTGGGCCTCGCGCTGCGGGACGCCATGGTGGACTCGGGCACGGTGTTCAGCATGAAGGGCTCTGTCGCCCTGGAGGTGAAGTGATGCTCACCCGGCGACTCATCGTCTGCCTGGACGTGAAGGGCGGGCGCGTGGTGAAGGGCGTGCAGTTCGAGGGCCTGCGCGACGTGGGCGACCCGGTGGAGTTGGCCCGGCGCTACGAGCAGGAGGGCGCGGACGAGGTGACGTTCCTGGACATCTCCGCCAGCGCCGAGGAGCGCGGCACCCTGTGGGACCTGGTGCAGCGCACCGCGGAACGACTGTTCATTCCGCTCACCGTGGGCGGCGGCGTGCGCACGGTGGACGACGTGGGCCGGGCGCTGCGGGCGGGCGCGGACAAGGTGAGCATCAACTCGGCGGCGGTGGCCAACCCCGCGCTCCTGACGGCCTGCGCGGAGCGCTTCGGCGCGCAGTGCGTGGTGGCCAGCATCGACGCGAAGCGGGAGGGCGACCGGTGGCGCGTCTATACCCACGGCGGGCGCAAGCCCACGGACCTGGACGCGGTGGCCTGGGCCAGGGACTGCGTGGCGCGCGGGGCAGGGGAGGTGCTCCTCACCAGCATCGACCGTGACGGGGCGCGCTCCGGCTATGACCTGGAGTTGACGCGGGCCGTGGCGGACGCGGTGGACGTGCCCGTCATTGCCTCGGGAGGGGCGGGCAGCGCGGCGCACGTGCGGGATGCCCTGACGGGCGGCGGGGCGGACGCGGCGCTGGTGGCGGGCATCCTCCACGACGGCGTCACCACGGTGGGCGCCATCAAGTCGCTGCTGCGCGAGGGCGGCCTCCACATCCGGAGCGGGACATGAACGACAGGCAGGCACTGATGCAGGCGGCGGCGGAGGTGGCCCGGCTGTCCGGGGACGTGGCGCTGGGCTTCTTCCGCGGCGGCATCGCGGTGGACACCAAGTCGGACGGCACGCCGGTG is from Pyxidicoccus xibeiensis and encodes:
- a CDS encoding CBS domain-containing protein, whose product is MQIVGELMSRELVTLKETQNLSKAEELLRLHRIRHLPVLRQGKLVGLVTHRDLLRASAMHATDPASQPLWAADIMTRDVETVGPETPLKEAVGLMLKHKYGCLPVVDPSGVLLGILTEADLVRYAHHLIGELDRREMAAEYSA
- the thiC gene encoding phosphomethylpyrimidine synthase ThiC, which produces MSGASRSLKVDGKVLEGISRGPLPASRKVYVNGVLHPDLRVPVREISQTPTRHGPGPDAKVTPNPPVHVYDSSGPYTDPSADIDLRQGLPALREAWILGRGDTEALPGITSEYGRAREADPRLAGLRFTHRRQPRVAKRGGNVSQLHYARRGIITPEMEYVALRENLKAEASLAAQHPGHSWGASIPKVITPEFVRDEIARGRAIIPANINHPELEPMIIGRNFLVKINANIGNSAVTSSIEEEVEKMVWSIRWGADTVMDLSTGRNIHETREWILRNAPVPIGTVPIYQALEKVGGKAEDLTWELYRDTLIEQAEQGVDYFTIHAGVLLRYVPYTAKRLTGIVSRGGSIMAKWCLTHHRENFLYTHFEEICEIMKAYDVSFSLGDGLRPGSIADANDAAQFGELETLGELTKIAWKHDVQTMIEGPGHVPMHLIQENMTKQLAVCGEAPFYTLGPLTTDIAPGYDHFTSGIGAAMIGWFGTAMLCYVTPKEHLGLPNRDDVKEGVITYKIAAHAADLAKGHPGAQARDNALSKARFEFRWEDQFNLSLDPERARAFHDETLPAEGAKVAHFCSMCGPQFCSMKITQDVRDYADKVGVSEEAALKTGLEEKSEEFRKAGGQLYR
- a CDS encoding DUF4870 domain-containing protein, producing the protein METPPREQMGSFISGSPMPTQDEKTMALLAHMGTILANMVGLGFAVPLVLMLTKGKESSFVRAHSVESLNFQITVFIAGFVSAITLCIGIGAILLPIVFVAALVFSIIAGLKANEGQLYKYPVNIRLIK
- the moaA gene encoding GTP 3',8-cyclase MoaA, which codes for MTAATSQPPTSPLAPPLLDAQGRRMTYLRLSITDRCNFRCTYCSPASWGGKKDLLDAAELERITSVFASMGIRRVRLTGGEPLIRPDILEVSRRIAALPGIQHLAITSNASHLAALAVPLREAGVTQLNLSLDTLSPETFRRISKQGDFAAVLRGIDAAAAAGFSSLKLNAVVVRDVNDAEVPALVEYAHARGITPRFIELMPFGQGTPVPTAELVSRLRAAGLPLEPEPEDTADAATSVTSGPARYWRAPGGRVGFISPLTQNFCGGCNRVRVASNGDLRSCLGGRAQAPLHQLIRGGATDTELAVAIRRALGDKPEGHRFTEPGNGATLLTMMGIGG
- a CDS encoding HD-GYP domain-containing protein; the protein is MEAIPPAPPRILIVDDDDSVRDVISVLLREEGYNCVVASGAEMALDVAGEEDTPLVISDMKMPGKDGLWLLENLRERLPDTSVIMLTGYGDTESAVDCLRRGAVDYLLKPPKLTDLIRAIERALAKRRIEMARKRYQKKLERKVRDRTAELRAALRDIANTYQNTLLALVAALDAREHETSDHSQRVVSYTTAIAQRMGIQSKELEEIGRGALLHDIGKIGVPDAVLLKPGKLTPDEWMEMRKHPEIGFQMIQNIPFLDTPASIVLSHQERWDGAGYPRNLQRHEIHIGARIFAVADTLDAMTSDRPYRKGTSFANAIQEIRRCANTQFDPEVVRAFLDIGEEGLIRIKEEMKLKKLQLPQAEAEASEAEAELARLTDLDDDADAPAPSRSTSAPEPTEVKVAVIRSATGSEG
- the thiO gene encoding glycine oxidase ThiO — its product is MRHSDVIIVGGGIMGCGIALRLRQAGARVTVLERSIPGAEASSAAAGILAPQMESDGPGPFLELCLRSRALYPAFAAELKELTGVDVAYRPCGVLKVAFSEADVHHLDSTVIWQRGEGLRAELLDGAGARAMEPRLSPKALAAAWFPDDHQVDNRLLVRALTMAAARVGAEFRSGYVRGVVHEQGRAVGVDLDGEVLRADAVVLAAGSWSALVQGAGVEAKAVRPARGQMVQFQTRLPLLERILTSEKGYLVPRADGRIIAGSTMELVGFDKQVTAAGLARILEMTLELCPELASAPVVETWAGFRPWTEDHRPYLGEGPVPGLFLATGHFRNGILLAPITAKLVTQAVLGQKPTMDLAAFRYDRPSARAHG